A stretch of DNA from Gambusia affinis linkage group LG24, SWU_Gaff_1.0, whole genome shotgun sequence:
atcacatttctcgACATGTGCCTCCCACTTCCCTCTATTCTCAGCCCTTTTATTTGTAAGGCCCTTTCCAACAGGAAGTTTCTGTAGTGctatctaaaaaagaaaaaaaatatattattttttttttcctaggaATGTTCAAAGTACATCTTCATCGCTTCTTTGTTCTCCAAGTACGTCTTGCAGGGATGGAGGTGTGCTTGCTTTCCGTATCAAACTCCAGAGTGATTCCTTCGACGAATCAAGACGGCTTCACAAATGTAACGCCACCGCGCTtcattcaaccaaaaaaaaaaaaagaaaaacacttccGAATTGCAACACGGCACATTCTCTCACCTGCTCGTCTCCTTACAGAGAGAAGCAAGGATCTCTGGGATGTCCTGTGTGGCAGTCTGTGAAACATGAGACGCAGCTGCATAATGGCTGCAGGAAAATAGACTTAGTCTTCAATGAGCGAGACCAGTTAAAAGATTAGGcatctcctttctttcttttttcatagaGTCCAGTAAATGTCAAGCTTTTTTTGGACAgaccattttaaatattcaaaaaacaacagattacTTGAAACCCTCTAACACAGGACCACCACACCACACTTTCCGGCAAATTCTGTGGGCGTTTGCACACAAGTACAGGTTGTTGAGGTTGGGATCACGGCTGAAAAGGAAGAACCCACGCCTCCAAATTGCACCTGACCCCGATTGGGTTGCTTGGAGACCCAAGGAAGCCGTAAATCTTCATGTAGCAATTTGAATGTAGCATGTTCTGTACCTGTCAGGCTGTAAAAGTGATCAGGGCTCCGTTTGCATGAGGTGAGACAGCAGGACTGTTGTCAATAACAGGTTCTCTGAGGACTAATGAATAATAATGTGTGCAAATTTCTTCACTGGatcattaaaaaacttttagcAGACGTGAAACTTGACTTACAGGAGTCCACAGTAGAAAGTTGACTGAGCAAAGGGGTTGAGGTTTATGTTGGACCTCATTTAGCTACTGCAAGGATGCATGCATGACCCTCAGAAAATGAGGCAGTCAGGAAAACTGGCTCACAAAATAAGAAGCCTGGACTGATGTGTTTTTTAGCCTTGAATGAAAGGTGAGgctttcttttaaagaaagttaAACTATTCACTTTCAGCATTCTCCAGTCCCAGACCCAGTTACAAGAGATTCAGCCATTGAAAACCTACATATCTCGTCTTTTAGAAGGACACAATCGTTCATTAATCCCATTTCTTTATGTATTCTGAATGATTTCTTGAattctaaattgtttttattccacaAAGAAATTTCTAATGAGCTCTGCAGACTTccttgcagtaaaaaaaaaaagaaataactcaAATTTGTCTAACAGCACTTCTCAAGGTTcctctttaaaacataaactcaaataaatgtcTATCCTTTTATAATTTACTCTTTTTACCAAGTGCAGATATTTTCTTTGGTCTGCTCTTTTtcattactgtttttttttctttttctcattaaactGATGAAATTTGAAAGTTACATCTTGAACATCAGCTTGCCTTACTTCATTAGCTTGGTCCGCGCATCAGTTTGCAATTCCCAAAACTTTCTGATCTCATTTTCAACATCATTAACTCTTAGCTCTATTTCTAATGCTATCATTCAACATTACTTATTACAATGCGTTGAAGTAACTGGATATATGAAATCAtgaaaataggaataaaaacattaaacgtTTACTTGCattgtgatggactggtgacttTTCCAGGGTGGAGATCAAGGGAATGAAACCCCGGACAAGACCCCACTTTGAACCTGGTCAGAGTCTTTATCGACAATGACAATGATTTTACAATCATTCTAACTTACAAATTCGTTACAAAGTGTCTATAGaacaacaaagtaaaacacCATGGCAATGtctaataaaagtttttttaaaatttatatatatatacacatatatatatcaAAGCCGACTCCCTCATATTATTGTTGAATTtagcaaagagaaataattttggtcaaTTTAACAgacttaaaacaggaaaaggttagtctgatttaatgtcagaaaaaagagaaagtaagtctgaaagaatgaaaacatctgTATCGAACATTAATTCATGCCAACATTTAGAATTTATACTTTTAGATCTGCCAGGAAAAAGCGATCGAGGACTTTTACAATTTGAGTTGATAATAACaatattttgacacaaaaaaatatgtagattGTAGGAATGATAGtgtaatatcagacaaagacaaTATAGTGCTTTGTTAGAAGTTTGTAACTCGACAGTTGGAAGATTGCACATTTTTGGACAATATTGCCACTTCTAACACCCAAAAAGAGCAAAGCATTCCAATTTACTGTGCAggacaaatgtgttttgtggtATAATTTCAAAACTTCTAAGTCTGCTGTCCTGAAAAGGCCGCATGCTACAGAGAGCTCAGACTGAGTGATGTGAGTGAAACCAGAGTTTGTCTTCCTGGGGGACATTTACTGTCTGGTGAAACTGTAGAATTCCACACGCTTCCCGTTTTCCTCAAATTCTGTGGACACAGAAGGGTcgattgggggaaaaaatggcagtttacattttccacattttccccctggaaagatttaaaacaaacaaacaaaaaaatcttctttctaTGTTTGGACTCTTTGTTGGTTTACCTTTCAAGCAGACGAAATAGAAGTGTTCTCCACACAGAAAATTTCTCCAGTAGAACGAGTCGTCAGCGTCCATGCCACCGCAGGGACTTGTGACCTGCCAGATTTGTTGTTCTTTCCAGTAAATGTAGCTCAGAGAAGCACCAGACATCCAAAGCCACGAGCTCCCCATCAGAcacctgcagcaaaaacaatccagacactaaaaatgtcacttttacaGTTCTTGAACCCTTGGACTGGCCTAGCAGTCTGGAGGATACCTGCGCAGTCCCAGCCACACATGTCCGGAAGCAACGGAGGAAGCAATCGTTTGCCAGGAAGGTTGTGTTTTTAACACTGCCTCCAAACCTCTCTGCTCCTGCTCACTGCGAACGCTGAGGAGGTCCCAGTAGTGCTCCCTGCAGTACAACAAGGCTTCCGACCAGCACAGCTTCTTCTGCACATCGGCTCCTCTCCGTCCCATCACCACTGCGCTGAAGGATGGCGAGGGAGCAGCCGGTTCTGGGAAAATATGGCTTCCATAAATACATGTTGGGCCAATGTTCACAGGAAACATTGGCCCAAaaagtttgattctttttttcttttttttttttacagtggattctaaatataaaacagcTTTCACTAACCTCCATATATTTCTAGCTCACACATTGTCAGAATGCCGTATGAGGTGCTGATCTTCACGGTCAACATCCGACCAGTCATTCCTGTGCAGTTAAAGGTTTTGGTGCCCCCATGGGGGATGGAGGAAATGACAGCACATCTGAGAAGGAGACATACAAatcacaaatagaaataaataaaaataaatataaatagaaatcatacaaataaataaatataaatagaaatcaTACAAATCCAGATCACTGAAAAACACGGAGTCGACACTGCAAACTGAGCCAACAGCAGATGTATGAAGATCCTTGAACCTTTTGAAACTTATAATGATGCAGCAACAaactttaaaggggcagtattatgtgtaaATATGActtgttaaaagaaattttacgtcataatttaatgcattgaaattgggcctctgtctttttaagaaactccggctctttctgaagctccgccttcaggaagtcatcacaacatggcttctctatGAACCCTTGAAAgaatttttaccagcgttgcaccgAGAAGTGTAAcgagctcagctgatgcacagTTTCACAAGGCATTTGCTAATCAATTAAAacctcagaggaggagctgtgtcgtaaaggcggagctaggtccatccaggcattttgcacagctgaatggttgccacaggagataGAAGAATTTCTCCAACATCTTATCAAAACCActccaaatatgtttttgatgagggaataatacTATAAGATCAATAAAGGTCAAAAAAGATGACtctacataacactgcccctttaagatgttttgacatgcacacatttaaaatctttgtgaTCCTGCTGATTAAAGCAGCATCTAAAAGCGGGATTTCAACAATAACGGCAGAAGAAAGGTgaaactcttcctcctccatgtTACCTGGGGTTTTTCTTGCCGTTGTTCTCCAAGGAATTTCCGACGAGGATCTCAGCATTATTTATCCTCTCGCTCTGTACGTTCCTGTTGGTGATGCTAACGGTCGTGACCCGGTACACAACTGGCAACAACAGACTCCACCACGGGTTTGGTTCCCCCAATGTATGAGTGCAGGATTCATGACTGTACTCTGGGTCTCTGTTTCCATCGACTGCCCTTGAAGCAACACCAGGGTGAGCAGTGGATGACTGAGATGCTATTCCCGCCGGTGCCACGTTCTCCAGGGATTCAGCTGGCCAGACAAAAGGAGTACAAGCcttaaaattagctaaatggCTAAAGAAAATCCATTTGTAGCTTTAGTCTTTCGTGTATAGTATGATCAGTTTAATTGGCACTTATGTTGTGGTATTTGACAGGCAAAATATGAGATGTTTTGACCACAAAAGGTGTCAGTATTACCGATAATGATACTGATACTTTTATAATTCAAGTTTGTTTTATCAAGTTCTGACATTTAGGagtatttgctgttt
This window harbors:
- the LOC122827390 gene encoding macrophage mannose receptor 1-like, producing MTGRMLTVKISTSYGILTMCELEIYGEPAAPSPSFSAVVMGRRGADVQKKLCWSEALLYCREHYWDLLSVRSEQEQRGLEAVLKTQPSWQTIASSVASGHVWLGLRRCLMGSSWLWMSGASLSYIYWKEQQIWQVTSPCGGMDADDSFYWRNFLCGEHFYFVCLKEFEENGKRVEFYSFTRQTRLHLQFFFFCEAVDVSWKRHRSPPRGGSGAPTGAASVQRASQAAAAFRQVPATRLDSLSPFPRMHPPLRP